In Acanthopagrus latus isolate v.2019 chromosome 17, fAcaLat1.1, whole genome shotgun sequence, the following are encoded in one genomic region:
- the selenbp1 gene encoding methanethiol oxidase, producing the protein MASCSGCGPGYRSPLDAMKGPREEIVYLPCIYRNTDILKPDYLATVDVDPKSSTYCKVIHRLPMPNLRDELHHSGWNACSSCFGDASKKRNRLILPSLISSRIYVIDVGTNPRVPQIHKMVEPVDLYYKCGLANPHTTHCLGSGQIMISCMGDPSGNGKGGFVLLDGETFEVVENWEHPGEAAPFGYDFWYQPRHNVMISTEWGAPKALVGGFNPVHVKEGHYGSALHVWDWTTHRKLQTLDLGEEGAIPLEVRFLHDPSATEGYVGCALRGTVFRFYKTPKGDWDVEKVISVPCKKVEGWILPEMPSLITDILISLDDRFLYFSNWLHGDIRQYDITDRRNPRLVGQVFVGGSVINDGPVRVLEDPQNQPQPHPRIIQGKRVPGGPQMLQLSLDGRRLYVTTSLYSGWDKQFYPDMIREGSVMMQIDVDLVTGGLSVNENFLVDFGKEPDGPALAHEVRYPGGDCTSDIWL; encoded by the exons ATGG CCAGCTGTTCAGGATGTGGACCAGGATACCGCAGCCCACTGGACGCCATGAAGG GTCCACGGGAGGAGATCGTCTACCTGCCCTGCATCTACCGCAACACCGACATCCTTAAACCTGACTACCTTGCCACCGTGGACGTCGACCCGAAATCGTCCACCTACTGCAAG GTCATCCACCGGCTGCCAATGCCAAACCTCCGTGACGAGCTGCATCACTCTGGCTGGAAcgcctgcagcagctgctttggCGACGCCTCCAAAAAGAGAAACCGCCTGATTCTGCCATCACTCATCTCGTCCAGGATCTACGTGATTGATGTCGGGACGAATCCCAGAGTGCCGCAGATCCACAAG ATGGTGGAGCCTGTTGATCTGTACTATAAGTGTGGCCTGGCAAACCCTCACACCACCCACTGTCTGGGCAGTGGTCAGATCATGATCAGCTGCATGGGGGACCCCTCCGGCAACGGCAAAG GTGGTTTCGTCTTGCTGGATGGTGAGACGTTTGAGGTGGTGGAGAACTGGGAACATCCGGGTGAAGCAGCGCCTTTTGGGTATGACTTCTGGTACCAGCCTCGACACAACGTGATGATCAGCACTGAATGGGGGGCACCCAAAGCTCTTGTTGGTGGATTTAATCCAGTCCATGTCAAAGAAG GTCACTACGGCAGCGCCCTCCATGTTTGGGACTGGACTAcccacaggaagctgcagacACTCGATCTGGGTGAGGAGGGTGCGATTCCCCTGGAGGTCCGATTCCTCCATGACCCCAGTGCCACCGAGGGCTACGTTGGATGTGCTCTGCGGGGAACAGTCTTCAGATTCTACAAAACACCC AAAGGTGACTGGGATGTAGAGAAGGTGATCAGTGTTCCCTGTAAGAAGGTGGAAGGATGGATTCTGCCAGAGATGCCAA GTCTGATCACAGACATTCTGATCTCATTGGACGACCGTTTCCTTTACTTCAGTAATTGGCTGCACGGTGACATCAGACAGTATGACATCACGGACAGGAGGAACCCAAGATTGGTCGGCCAG GTGTTCGTGGGAGGAAGTGTCATCAATGATGGTCCGGTCAGAGTCCTGGAAGACCCGCAGAACCAACCGCAGCCCCACCCACGCATCATCCAG gggAAGCGTGTCCCTGGTGGTCCTCAGATGTTACAGCTGAGTTTGGATGGACGGAGACTTTATGTGACGACGTCTCTCTACAGCGGCTGGGACAAACAGTTCTACCCCGACATGATCCG GGAGGGCTCAGTGATGATGCAGATCGATGTGGACCTGGTCACTGGAGGCCTCTCTGTGAATGAAAACTTCCTGGTGGATTTCGGTAAAGAGCCCGACGGTCCGGCTCTGGCCCACGAGGTCCGATATCCTGGAGGAGACTGTACGTCTGACATCTGGCTGTGA